One Methanolobus sp. WCC4 DNA segment encodes these proteins:
- a CDS encoding CBS domain-containing protein — protein sequence MQLPSPDELKQKRNDLGLTQSDLAKRAGVSQPLIARIEAGDVDPRLSTLKKIIDVFNDIEKEDIYLKDIMHREIISVSPDESIDRAVHIMEDNNISQIPVIQEGISVGSISEEMIVRSMADKKTSVVSHMMVGDIMGDSFPTLSPGTDVKTASYMLEKNPAVLVLEKGQVTGVVTKYDILKLLSE from the coding sequence ATGCAACTTCCATCACCAGATGAACTGAAGCAAAAAAGGAATGATCTGGGTCTTACACAGAGCGACCTTGCAAAAAGAGCAGGTGTCAGCCAGCCCCTGATAGCCAGAATAGAAGCAGGGGATGTAGATCCAAGACTGTCTACACTGAAGAAGATAATCGATGTGTTCAATGATATAGAGAAGGAAGATATCTATCTCAAGGATATAATGCACCGGGAAATTATATCAGTATCACCTGATGAGAGCATCGACAGAGCAGTACATATCATGGAAGACAACAACATCTCACAGATACCCGTTATTCAGGAAGGGATCTCTGTCGGCAGTATATCAGAGGAGATGATAGTCAGGTCCATGGCAGACAAAAAGACCTCTGTGGTATCCCACATGATGGTCGGTGATATCATGGGTGATTCATTCCCGACCCTTAGCCCCGGCACAGATGTAAAGACAGCATCTTACATGCTTGAGAAGAACCCTGCGGTTCTGGTGCTGGAAAAAGGTCAGGTAACCGGTGTTGTGACAAAATACGACATATTGAAACTGCTTAGCGAATAG
- a CDS encoding CooT family nickel-binding protein encodes MCELKVVLVSGETRDTVMESVTKIVVNDDNIDLYGILGEKETVKGSIKEINFGTGEAVLLQK; translated from the coding sequence ATGTGTGAACTCAAGGTTGTCCTTGTAAGTGGCGAGACCCGTGATACTGTCATGGAGTCAGTTACAAAGATAGTTGTTAATGATGATAATATAGACCTTTATGGGATCCTCGGGGAAAAAGAGACCGTAAAGGGCTCGATAAAAGAAATTAACTTTGGAACAGGAGAGGCAGTACTGCTTCAAAAATGA
- a CDS encoding pyridoxal phosphate-dependent aminotransferase, translating into MASSRLTRVEESATMKAANVANKMRQEGIDVISFTLGEPDFDTPKHICDAAADAMYRGETHYAPGAGIPELKNAIAEKLCTENKLEAKASDIVVTPGAKQAIFEIMMSVLDDNDEAVLFDPAWVSYDPAIKFAGANTTWVPTDPEDGFKPENIEEYITDKTKLIVVNSPGNPTGAVYDKQTLKNIADIAIDNDILVLSDEIYEKIIYDQKHVSIGSFDGMQDRTITVNGFSKAYAMTGWRLGYVHARPDIIKGMLKIQSHSVSSATSFVQYGGIAALEGPQEPVTEMVDRFRMRRDLLVDGLNDIDIKCQKPGGAFYAFADVSEYGDGNTVSEKLLMDAHVAVTPGSAFGESGRNFIRISYATSIERIQEGLERIKTALV; encoded by the coding sequence ATGGCATCATCAAGGTTAACAAGGGTGGAAGAGTCAGCAACGATGAAAGCTGCAAATGTTGCCAACAAAATGAGACAGGAAGGCATTGATGTGATCAGTTTCACTCTGGGTGAACCTGATTTCGATACTCCTAAGCATATTTGTGATGCAGCAGCAGATGCGATGTACAGGGGAGAGACACACTACGCACCTGGTGCTGGAATTCCCGAGCTTAAAAATGCTATTGCTGAAAAACTCTGTACAGAGAACAAACTGGAAGCTAAAGCTTCTGATATAGTTGTCACACCGGGGGCAAAGCAGGCTATTTTCGAGATAATGATGTCAGTACTTGACGACAATGATGAAGCGGTCCTTTTCGACCCTGCATGGGTATCATACGACCCTGCCATCAAATTTGCAGGTGCCAACACAACATGGGTCCCTACTGACCCGGAAGATGGATTCAAACCAGAGAATATTGAAGAATACATCACCGATAAGACAAAGCTCATTGTGGTCAACAGTCCCGGAAATCCCACAGGTGCTGTCTATGACAAACAGACACTTAAGAATATAGCCGACATAGCCATCGATAATGATATCCTTGTACTCTCTGACGAGATATACGAGAAGATAATCTATGACCAGAAGCATGTCAGTATAGGTTCCTTTGACGGGATGCAGGACAGGACCATAACGGTCAACGGTTTTTCAAAAGCATATGCAATGACCGGATGGAGACTTGGATATGTCCATGCAAGACCGGATATCATCAAAGGCATGTTGAAGATACAGTCCCACTCGGTCAGCAGCGCAACAAGTTTTGTCCAGTACGGTGGTATCGCAGCTCTTGAAGGACCACAGGAACCCGTTACAGAGATGGTGGACAGGTTCAGGATGAGACGTGACCTTCTGGTTGACGGACTGAACGATATAGATATAAAGTGTCAGAAACCTGGTGGTGCCTTCTATGCATTTGCCGATGTCAGCGAATACGGGGATGGCAATACCGTCTCAGAGAAGCTCCTCATGGATGCACATGTTGCAGTGACCCCAGGATCTGCTTTCGGAGAAAGTGGCAGGAACTTCATCAGGATATCCTATGCTACATCAATTGAAAGGATACAGGAAGGATTGGAAAGGATAAAGACAGCACTTGTCTGA
- a CDS encoding alanine--glyoxylate aminotransferase family protein: protein MNLEDTLLMMPGPVPVAPRVLRAMSKPMINHRGAEFSAMYDDCCEILADVFQTKNDIFILSGSGTAAMEAAVGCTVGKDDVVVALENGKFGERFKDIAARYGKVNPLAIEWGHSFDLSEVEKKLEEGAKAITLVHNETSVGIQNPAEEIGKLAKKHDALFIMDGVTTLGGDTVKTDEWGVDIAVVGSQKCLAAPPGLSMISVSERALAAMDEKDALPYYLDLKAYKKSGDKSQTPYTPAVPLFFGLQEALHIVKEEGMEARINRHATGAKAIRAAAAAMGLEMFPQLHDDHSYYSNTVTAMKAPEGVTGNDIKKDLMAKGITIAGGQSHLSGKIFRIGSMGNVQPKDIMLTIQELEVVLKKRGVVSEIGAGIEAASEVLDTLL, encoded by the coding sequence ATGAATCTTGAAGATACACTTCTTATGATGCCAGGACCTGTTCCGGTGGCACCTCGCGTACTCAGGGCAATGTCAAAACCCATGATCAACCACAGGGGCGCAGAGTTCTCAGCAATGTACGATGACTGCTGTGAGATACTGGCAGACGTATTCCAGACAAAGAACGACATTTTCATCTTGAGCGGATCAGGAACCGCTGCAATGGAAGCTGCTGTGGGATGCACAGTAGGTAAGGACGACGTTGTTGTAGCCCTTGAGAACGGTAAGTTCGGTGAGAGATTCAAGGATATCGCAGCAAGATACGGAAAGGTGAACCCACTTGCCATCGAATGGGGACACTCCTTCGACCTCAGTGAAGTAGAGAAGAAGCTCGAAGAAGGTGCAAAGGCGATCACCCTTGTACACAACGAGACCTCAGTAGGTATCCAGAACCCTGCAGAAGAGATCGGCAAACTTGCAAAGAAGCATGATGCACTCTTTATCATGGACGGTGTGACAACCCTTGGCGGGGACACAGTAAAGACAGACGAATGGGGAGTCGATATCGCAGTGGTAGGCTCACAGAAGTGTCTTGCAGCACCACCAGGACTTTCAATGATCTCTGTAAGTGAACGTGCCCTTGCAGCAATGGATGAAAAGGATGCACTTCCATATTATCTCGACCTTAAGGCATACAAGAAGAGCGGTGACAAATCACAGACACCATACACCCCTGCAGTACCATTGTTCTTTGGTCTTCAGGAAGCCCTTCACATCGTAAAGGAAGAAGGCATGGAAGCAAGGATCAACCGCCATGCAACTGGTGCAAAGGCGATCCGTGCAGCAGCAGCAGCAATGGGTCTTGAGATGTTCCCACAGCTCCACGATGATCACAGCTACTATTCCAACACTGTCACAGCTATGAAGGCTCCGGAGGGAGTTACAGGCAATGACATCAAGAAGGACCTGATGGCAAAAGGTATCACCATTGCCGGTGGCCAGTCACATCTTAGCGGTAAGATCTTCAGGATAGGAAGCATGGGTAACGTCCAGCCAAAGGATATCATGCTGACAATACAGGAACTTGAAGTTGTCCTGAAGAAAAGAGGAGTAGTATCCGAGATAGGAGCAGGGATCGAGGCAGCCAGCGAAGTGCTGGATACCCTCCTTTAA
- a CDS encoding type II glyceraldehyde-3-phosphate dehydrogenase — protein sequence MSKVKVAINGYGTIGKRVADAVTLQDDMEIIGVAKTRPNYEAFVAHDRGYDVYTLDDRVDAMKKAGIPAAGTVEDMISEADVVVDCTPGGVGEKNKALYEKAGVKAIWQGGEDHELAGCSFNSEANYAEALGKDFVRVVSCNTTGLCRVIYPLDQEYGVKKVRVTLMRRSADPNDIKTGPINAIVPNPIKLPSHHGPDVKSVIPHINITSTAVKLPTTLMHLHTLNIELEKDCTSDDVKDLFAKQPRVRMVGQGISSTAEIMELGKDLGRPRGDMWENCVWEDSVTMYEGELYFFQAIHQESDVIPENVDAIRAMMELESDGAKSVAKTNKSMGI from the coding sequence ATGTCTAAAGTAAAAGTTGCAATAAACGGGTATGGTACCATTGGTAAACGTGTTGCTGATGCTGTGACCTTACAGGACGATATGGAAATAATCGGTGTTGCCAAGACAAGGCCAAATTATGAGGCCTTCGTAGCTCACGACAGGGGATATGATGTCTATACCCTTGATGACAGGGTCGATGCCATGAAAAAAGCAGGTATCCCTGCAGCAGGAACTGTCGAGGACATGATCTCAGAGGCCGATGTCGTGGTCGACTGTACACCAGGTGGTGTTGGTGAGAAGAACAAGGCACTCTACGAGAAGGCAGGTGTCAAGGCGATCTGGCAGGGTGGCGAGGACCACGAGCTTGCAGGATGTTCATTCAATTCTGAGGCAAACTATGCTGAAGCACTTGGCAAGGACTTCGTAAGGGTAGTATCCTGTAACACCACAGGTCTGTGCAGAGTGATCTATCCGCTGGACCAGGAATATGGTGTAAAGAAGGTAAGGGTCACTCTCATGAGAAGGTCCGCAGATCCTAACGATATCAAGACCGGTCCGATCAATGCTATCGTCCCGAACCCTATCAAGCTCCCTTCACACCACGGTCCTGATGTAAAGTCCGTCATCCCTCACATCAACATCACATCAACCGCTGTAAAGCTTCCAACAACCCTTATGCACCTTCACACCCTCAACATCGAGCTTGAGAAGGACTGCACATCTGATGATGTAAAGGATCTCTTTGCAAAACAGCCACGTGTAAGGATGGTCGGTCAGGGTATCAGCTCTACAGCCGAGATAATGGAGCTTGGAAAGGACCTTGGACGCCCAAGGGGCGACATGTGGGAGAACTGTGTCTGGGAAGACTCTGTTACAATGTATGAGGGTGAGCTTTACTTCTTCCAGGCCATCCACCAGGAATCAGATGTCATTCCTGAGAACGTCGATGCTATCCGTGCCATGATGGAGCTGGAATCCGATGGTGCAAAGTCAGTAGCAAAGACCAACAAGTCAATGGGAATCTAA
- a CDS encoding DUF89 domain-containing protein, with amino-acid sequence MKVHPRCSYCLLSRVHQEAELSTDDEELIQKAVLGGIEVLNALYQPGMPAAELSTPMHRKAYEILDDTDPYREVKELSSQVAARFMPVIRSHVFNGDDDVVAEFKRAVLAAVIGNYFDYGVMGLEVPIDVFDETFKEHFKRGLDIDDTDRMLDRLSNVVYLADNCGEILIDTLVFETIKKMGGNITLVVRGAPILNDVTMDEIEEFGIAEKVDRVLTTGSNSIGVRFEEAPQELKDALDNASLIISKGMANYETLSEENYRPIAYLLKVKCDPVGEDIGAPKGCSVARLFEE; translated from the coding sequence ATGAAAGTTCACCCAAGATGTTCATATTGTCTGCTATCCAGGGTCCACCAGGAAGCGGAACTGTCGACCGATGACGAGGAACTGATCCAGAAGGCGGTTCTCGGTGGAATAGAGGTGCTCAATGCTCTCTATCAGCCAGGTATGCCTGCAGCAGAGTTATCCACTCCTATGCACAGGAAAGCCTATGAGATCCTTGATGACACAGATCCCTATCGTGAAGTGAAGGAACTGAGCAGTCAGGTCGCAGCCAGGTTCATGCCGGTAATACGTTCCCATGTCTTCAATGGTGACGACGATGTTGTCGCCGAGTTCAAGCGCGCTGTGCTTGCCGCTGTTATCGGTAACTACTTCGACTATGGTGTTATGGGTCTTGAAGTACCCATTGATGTCTTCGATGAGACCTTCAAGGAACATTTCAAACGTGGTCTGGACATAGATGATACGGACAGGATGCTGGACAGGCTCAGCAATGTCGTATATCTTGCCGACAACTGCGGGGAGATACTTATCGATACCCTTGTTTTCGAGACCATAAAGAAGATGGGTGGCAACATCACCCTCGTTGTCAGGGGTGCTCCTATCCTGAACGATGTCACCATGGATGAGATCGAGGAGTTCGGTATTGCTGAAAAGGTTGACAGGGTACTTACAACAGGTTCCAATTCCATAGGTGTCCGCTTTGAGGAAGCACCGCAGGAACTTAAAGATGCACTGGATAATGCATCACTTATTATAAGTAAGGGAATGGCAAATTACGAGACACTGTCAGAAGAGAATTATAGACCTATAGCCTATTTACTTAAGGTGAAATGTGATCCTGTGGGAGAGGATATCGGTGCACCTAAGGGCTGTTCAGTTGCCCGCTTATTTGAGGAGTGA
- a CDS encoding adenylyltransferase/cytidyltransferase family protein: MRYTGDVLVRVLATGTFDLLHPGHILYLSEAKKMGDELYVIVARQSMIRHKPEPIIPDEQRLEMVSSLKVVDKALLGSESDIFEPIMEIRPDIIALGYDQGFDIDRLQNDLHDRGFDCKVVRVGQSLTCPLCSSGKIIKKVLERYQQE, encoded by the coding sequence GTGCGATACACAGGTGATGTTTTGGTAAGAGTACTAGCAACAGGGACATTCGATCTGCTTCATCCGGGACATATACTCTATCTTAGCGAAGCTAAGAAGATGGGTGATGAACTATATGTGATAGTTGCCAGGCAGTCTATGATAAGACATAAACCAGAACCTATCATTCCCGATGAACAAAGGCTTGAGATGGTAAGCTCCCTGAAAGTGGTGGACAAAGCACTTCTTGGTAGTGAATCTGATATCTTTGAGCCGATCATGGAGATCAGGCCTGACATCATCGCACTTGGTTACGATCAGGGTTTTGATATCGACAGGCTCCAGAATGATCTGCATGACAGGGGCTTCGATTGCAAGGTCGTAAGGGTCGGCCAGTCACTGACATGTCCTCTCTGCAGTAGCGGGAAGATCATCAAAAAGGTGCTTGAGCGCTATCAACAAGAATAA
- the ribH gene encoding 6,7-dimethyl-8-ribityllumazine synthase — protein sequence MTIKLGFVIAEFNRDLTYQMELLGEEHAKFLGAEVVEKILVPGVYDMPLAIKKLCERDDIDAVITVGIVIEGATQHDEIVVQHAARKITDLSLEYNKPVTLGIAGPGMTRMEAHQRVDYAKRAVEAAVKLVQRL from the coding sequence ATGACCATAAAATTGGGATTTGTAATAGCTGAATTCAACAGGGACCTTACCTACCAGATGGAACTGCTCGGTGAGGAACATGCAAAGTTCCTTGGAGCAGAGGTAGTGGAGAAGATCCTGGTACCCGGAGTATATGATATGCCACTGGCTATCAAGAAGCTCTGCGAACGCGACGACATCGACGCAGTGATTACCGTCGGAATCGTTATCGAAGGTGCAACGCAGCATGACGAGATAGTCGTGCAGCATGCTGCCAGGAAGATCACGGACCTTTCACTTGAATACAACAAACCTGTGACACTGGGTATCGCAGGACCAGGTATGACCAGGATGGAAGCACATCAGCGCGTGGATTACGCAAAGCGTGCTGTCGAGGCGGCTGTCAAGCTTGTACAGCGCCTGTAG
- the ribC gene encoding riboflavin synthase produces MATIGVVDTTFARFNMGKAAIDEIKQNMSAKIIRRTVPGIKDLPVAAKKLIDEEGCDIVMALGMPGSKEQDKICAHEASTGIIQAQLMTNTHIIEVFVHEDEAKDENELVFLMDQRSREHALNVVKMLARPEKMIKEAGTGQRQGFEDVGPARI; encoded by the coding sequence ATGGCTACAATAGGGGTCGTTGACACAACATTCGCACGCTTCAATATGGGAAAGGCGGCTATCGATGAGATCAAGCAGAACATGTCTGCGAAGATCATCCGCAGGACGGTTCCCGGCATCAAGGACCTTCCTGTGGCAGCCAAGAAGCTCATAGATGAGGAAGGTTGCGACATAGTCATGGCTCTTGGCATGCCAGGCAGCAAGGAGCAGGATAAGATCTGTGCACATGAGGCATCCACAGGGATAATCCAGGCGCAGCTTATGACCAACACCCACATCATAGAGGTCTTTGTTCACGAGGATGAGGCAAAGGACGAGAACGAACTTGTCTTCCTCATGGACCAGAGATCAAGGGAACATGCACTCAATGTGGTCAAGATGCTTGCCAGACCTGAGAAGATGATAAAGGAAGCAGGAACCGGTCAGAGACAGGGATTCGAGGATGTCGGACCTGCGAGGATATAA
- a CDS encoding membrane-binding protein → MNRKIVVFIMLLVLSLAVSGCSDKETTTTIESEDGEEYEVTYTEGDVGDEECPVGSSWTASNPSTGEIMTMEIVGREEIEGIEMCHAVYEANVIGEDNVARVDYYWSDEEEDGAFMFIAYDEDGNIVSEMKAMNGKMTITGEDGETIEMDIPQDE, encoded by the coding sequence ATGAACAGAAAAATAGTAGTATTCATAATGTTGCTTGTATTGTCACTGGCAGTATCAGGCTGTAGCGATAAGGAAACCACCACCACCATAGAAAGCGAGGATGGGGAAGAATATGAGGTCACCTATACAGAAGGTGATGTCGGGGACGAGGAATGTCCTGTAGGTTCCTCATGGACCGCAAGTAATCCGAGCACCGGCGAAATAATGACCATGGAGATCGTTGGCAGGGAAGAGATCGAAGGCATCGAGATGTGCCATGCCGTCTATGAAGCCAATGTCATAGGAGAGGACAACGTAGCCAGAGTGGATTATTACTGGTCCGATGAAGAAGAGGATGGTGCATTCATGTTCATCGCCTATGATGAGGATGGGAATATCGTCTCCGAGATGAAGGCCATGAACGGTAAGATGACGATCACAGGTGAAGATGGGGAAACAATTGAAATGGACATACCTCAGGATGAATGA
- a CDS encoding calcium/sodium antiporter: MLLTFALLIVSLVMITKGADWFVESAVNISEKSGIPKIIIGATIVSFATTAPEFTVSAMAAYLDHVEMTVGNAVGSAICNIGLVLGTVILIKAIPVELHGFTRKGGFMLGSALLLIVVAYDGVVSPFDGILLLTVFLGFMYYNFRLQRAVFDGKDELREKVPLVQLKKDIALFIVGALLVVVGSRILVDAGITIAEWLGIPEMIIALTLVALGTSLPELITAVSATLKGHQDISIGNILGANTMDIALILGASSQIRPLTILNQSLVYDFPLMIVLMVLLLIFGITGRKLERWEGGVILAVYLGYVVGLFTIFN, encoded by the coding sequence ATGCTTTTGACGTTCGCATTACTGATCGTAAGTCTTGTCATGATAACAAAGGGTGCCGACTGGTTCGTGGAATCAGCAGTTAACATCTCAGAGAAAAGCGGTATCCCAAAGATCATCATAGGAGCTACGATAGTCAGTTTTGCAACCACGGCACCGGAATTCACTGTGTCTGCCATGGCAGCATATCTTGACCATGTTGAGATGACAGTGGGTAATGCAGTGGGTTCGGCAATATGCAACATCGGCCTTGTCCTTGGAACCGTCATCCTGATCAAAGCGATCCCTGTGGAACTTCATGGCTTCACACGTAAAGGAGGGTTCATGCTTGGTTCCGCCCTGCTTCTGATAGTTGTGGCATATGACGGTGTTGTCTCACCATTTGACGGAATACTGTTGTTGACGGTGTTCCTGGGATTCATGTATTATAACTTCCGCCTCCAGCGTGCGGTCTTTGACGGAAAGGACGAACTCAGGGAGAAGGTACCCCTCGTCCAGTTGAAAAAAGATATAGCTCTTTTCATCGTGGGTGCATTGCTTGTTGTTGTGGGAAGCCGCATTCTTGTTGATGCAGGTATAACCATTGCAGAATGGCTCGGCATTCCTGAGATGATAATAGCCCTGACACTCGTTGCACTTGGAACATCACTACCGGAACTTATCACAGCGGTCTCAGCCACATTGAAAGGACATCAGGATATTTCCATAGGCAATATACTTGGTGCAAATACAATGGATATAGCACTCATTCTCGGTGCTTCCTCACAGATAAGACCACTGACAATTCTCAATCAGTCCCTTGTATATGATTTCCCGCTGATGATCGTATTGATGGTGCTCCTCCTCATCTTCGGAATAACAGGAAGGAAACTGGAGAGATGGGAAGGTGGAGTTATCCTTGCTGTCTATCTCGGATATGTGGTCGGTCTGTTCACAATTTTCAATTGA
- a CDS encoding bifunctional fructose-bisphosphatase/inositol-phosphate phosphatase, whose translation MQRTGNFLELSERIAEAVHSAIEGLVGTSDAGRVLYTGADGTPTKLIDDVSEKAIFDLLEKEGTSFRVISEEAGEKMIGTSPEHTMIIDPIDGTYNASQGIPFYGLSIAVTTKDLNDIRFGFVRNLATGDTFHAEAGKGSFFNGNRISISDNRDVSRFCVSIYGYRNNIENAAGLSGSVRRIRALGSVALELCYVAAGMIDAFADVRGTMRMTDIVAGKLIVEEAGGIITNGYGESLKLEDKVMGRDSVVASNGLAHERILKLSTGIVHEGQ comes from the coding sequence ATGCAGCGTACAGGCAATTTCCTGGAACTGAGTGAAAGGATAGCTGAGGCAGTGCATAGTGCCATCGAGGGACTTGTCGGCACATCGGACGCCGGCAGGGTCCTTTATACAGGGGCTGACGGAACGCCCACTAAACTAATTGATGATGTTTCCGAAAAAGCTATTTTTGACCTGCTGGAGAAAGAGGGTACTTCATTCAGGGTGATCAGTGAGGAGGCAGGGGAAAAGATGATCGGGACTTCTCCCGAACACACAATGATAATAGACCCTATCGATGGAACCTATAATGCATCACAGGGGATTCCCTTCTATGGTCTTTCGATCGCTGTGACCACAAAGGACCTGAACGATATACGTTTTGGATTCGTAAGGAACCTTGCCACAGGTGATACTTTTCATGCAGAGGCAGGGAAAGGCTCCTTTTTTAATGGGAATCGTATCTCTATATCTGACAACAGGGATGTCAGCAGATTCTGCGTAAGTATTTACGGTTACAGGAACAATATAGAAAATGCTGCCGGACTTTCCGGGAGTGTCAGAAGGATAAGGGCACTTGGAAGTGTGGCGCTTGAGCTGTGTTACGTTGCAGCGGGGATGATCGATGCATTCGCAGACGTCAGGGGCACGATGCGTATGACCGATATTGTCGCAGGCAAGCTTATCGTAGAAGAGGCCGGAGGTATCATTACCAACGGATACGGTGAATCTTTAAAGTTAGAGGACAAAGTAATGGGCAGGGATAGTGTGGTCGCATCCAACGGACTTGCACACGAACGGATCTTAAAGCTTTCAACAGGGATAGTACATGAAGGTCAGTAA
- a CDS encoding VIT1/CCC1 transporter family protein, with protein sequence MNNTGSLKKRRFKLKTEHGRYIILGSIDGILAVLGVVIGTSHVSDDPTIVINAALGGAVALALTNGIGSYLAESAVEYGRLAEMEKPLLRSLNSTRLEQEAKKKIWNDSFFHGGASFCGSLVPILPFMLLDEYMLEVAIVLSIVVLSILGIYSGKLAKQSMIKHSVRMVGLGIMIVVAVTMLGLE encoded by the coding sequence ATGAACAATACAGGATCTCTCAAAAAAAGACGCTTTAAACTGAAAACAGAACACGGTCGTTATATAATACTTGGCAGCATCGATGGTATACTGGCAGTTCTGGGTGTGGTGATAGGCACTTCCCACGTATCCGATGACCCTACCATTGTTATCAATGCAGCACTTGGTGGCGCGGTAGCACTTGCACTCACCAACGGCATAGGCTCATATCTGGCCGAAAGTGCAGTAGAGTACGGCAGGCTTGCAGAAATGGAAAAACCTCTCCTGCGCAGCCTCAACAGCACAAGACTGGAACAGGAAGCTAAAAAGAAGATATGGAACGATTCTTTCTTCCACGGCGGCGCCAGCTTCTGCGGCTCCCTTGTACCGATACTCCCTTTCATGCTTCTCGATGAATATATGCTTGAGGTGGCCATCGTTCTGAGCATAGTTGTCCTTTCGATACTTGGAATATATTCAGGAAAACTGGCAAAGCAAAGCATGATAAAACACTCGGTTCGTATGGTGGGACTTGGAATTATGATAGTGGTTGCAGTTACAATGCTGGGTCTGGAGTGA